A stretch of the Halomonas sp. CH40 genome encodes the following:
- a CDS encoding ATP-binding protein — MQPPPLPDNEAQRLQALHQLHVLDTPANDAFDRLTQMARELFEAPIALISLVDDSRQWFKSHPGLETTETSRQISFCAHAVAANQALIVHDTRADPRFIDHPLVEAFPNIRFYAGHPLRPKDNLPVGTFCVIDSQPRTFSARDRRLLENLAGQAEELLRQHQLSNDLARIANRFEALFSSSAVGKVRVDLQGKIIAVNSAALDMLGYRQEDVVGHNVAMLTPPEIALYHDTFIAQFLAGAAPKVIGKGREVEALHKQGHCVPVHLAINAIHDERGEVDEFLGVLTDLSEIHATHQKMRKEQSLLRILHQGITDYQALMSGEQLWTFLMEALRELTDSDYALIGEVLPTETTNALKIHAITDLSWNDRSRDLMVNLRTGNMMLTNPDTLLGRVFAYGEVIMTDDVSHHPHSGGFPSGHPLLSNYLGVPITSGDKLIGMYAISNSQQTLDQELLQWLQPFTDTCALLINLYRQMAERETVMNELAQAKTQAEKANAAKSEFLSSMSHELRTPLNSILGFAQLLANGKRYPLSAKQCRQVNQIEKSGQHLLSLINEVLDLAKIEAGHLPLSLETLCADSVIKDACDTLEASAEAAGITLNHPPVPEHWCIKADYTRTKQILLNLVSNAIKYNVAQGSVSVTAQRQDNSLRISVADSGPGIPADRQGELFEPFNRLDAENGAIEGTGIGLAITRELVQRMGGDIGVDSEPAKGSTFWFTLPLAAQALPAVRPDLPREESLPKASRHLNLLYIEDNPANQRLMEDIIDDIDSVVMQIAPSAEIGLDMMRSRQPDLVLIDIHLPGMDGYQALNAIRHDPRLCDLPIIALSANAMPGDAKKGRQAGFNDYLTKPLEITKLLDIFEHYTLSLPQGKASWT; from the coding sequence ATGCAACCGCCCCCATTGCCCGACAATGAAGCACAACGCCTACAGGCATTACATCAGCTTCATGTGCTGGACACCCCGGCTAACGACGCCTTCGACCGCCTGACACAAATGGCGCGCGAGCTGTTCGAGGCCCCTATCGCCCTGATCTCTCTGGTAGATGACAGCCGCCAATGGTTTAAATCACACCCAGGGCTAGAAACCACCGAAACGTCGCGCCAGATATCTTTTTGTGCCCACGCCGTTGCCGCTAATCAGGCACTTATTGTTCATGATACGCGTGCAGATCCACGCTTTATTGATCACCCGCTGGTGGAGGCCTTCCCGAATATACGCTTCTACGCAGGCCACCCACTCAGGCCGAAAGACAACCTTCCGGTAGGTACGTTCTGTGTGATTGATAGTCAGCCGCGCACTTTTTCTGCCCGCGACCGACGTCTGCTGGAAAACCTCGCTGGCCAGGCCGAGGAACTGCTTCGCCAACATCAGCTAAGTAACGACCTGGCACGTATTGCCAACCGCTTTGAAGCACTGTTTTCCAGCAGTGCCGTCGGCAAGGTGCGCGTTGACCTTCAAGGCAAGATCATTGCCGTTAACAGTGCGGCACTTGATATGCTCGGCTACCGACAGGAAGACGTGGTAGGACACAATGTGGCCATGCTTACGCCGCCAGAAATTGCCCTTTACCATGACACCTTTATTGCCCAGTTTCTGGCAGGAGCAGCCCCCAAGGTGATAGGCAAAGGCCGTGAAGTCGAAGCGCTGCACAAGCAGGGGCATTGCGTCCCCGTTCACCTGGCTATCAATGCTATCCATGACGAACGAGGTGAAGTCGATGAGTTCCTCGGCGTCCTGACGGATTTGAGCGAGATTCACGCCACCCACCAAAAGATGCGTAAAGAACAGAGCCTACTGCGTATTCTGCATCAGGGGATTACCGACTATCAGGCGCTGATGTCCGGTGAGCAGCTATGGACCTTCCTGATGGAAGCTTTGCGCGAACTGACCGACAGCGACTACGCCCTGATTGGCGAAGTATTGCCCACCGAGACCACCAACGCGCTAAAGATACATGCCATTACCGACCTTTCCTGGAATGATCGCTCACGGGATCTGATGGTCAACCTGCGTACAGGTAATATGATGCTGACCAACCCGGACACCCTGCTCGGGCGGGTTTTTGCTTACGGCGAAGTGATCATGACCGATGATGTCAGCCATCACCCTCACAGCGGTGGCTTTCCCTCCGGGCACCCACTGCTGAGCAACTATCTGGGTGTGCCGATCACCAGCGGCGACAAACTGATAGGCATGTATGCAATATCCAATAGCCAGCAAACACTGGATCAGGAACTACTGCAATGGCTTCAGCCATTCACCGATACCTGCGCGCTGCTGATCAATCTTTATCGCCAGATGGCCGAACGTGAAACGGTAATGAACGAGCTGGCGCAAGCCAAGACACAAGCCGAAAAAGCTAACGCTGCCAAGAGTGAATTCCTGTCTTCAATGAGCCACGAGCTGCGTACGCCGCTGAACTCCATCCTGGGGTTTGCCCAGCTGCTTGCCAACGGCAAGCGTTATCCGCTAAGCGCAAAACAGTGCCGCCAGGTTAATCAGATTGAGAAAAGTGGCCAGCACTTGCTCAGCCTGATTAATGAGGTGCTGGATCTGGCTAAAATTGAAGCTGGGCACCTGCCGCTATCGCTGGAAACCTTATGCGCCGATAGCGTCATTAAGGATGCCTGCGATACGCTTGAAGCCAGCGCTGAAGCAGCGGGCATTACCTTAAACCACCCCCCTGTGCCAGAGCATTGGTGCATAAAAGCAGACTACACCCGTACCAAGCAGATCCTGCTCAATCTGGTGTCTAATGCGATTAAATATAATGTGGCGCAGGGGTCGGTGAGTGTTACCGCGCAGCGTCAGGACAACAGCCTGCGTATCAGTGTGGCCGATAGCGGCCCCGGCATTCCAGCAGACCGCCAGGGTGAACTGTTTGAGCCTTTTAACCGCCTGGACGCAGAGAACGGCGCTATCGAAGGAACCGGCATTGGCCTTGCGATTACCCGTGAACTGGTTCAGCGCATGGGCGGCGATATTGGCGTCGACAGTGAACCTGCAAAAGGCTCAACGTTCTGGTTTACTCTCCCACTGGCTGCACAAGCCCTGCCTGCGGTTCGGCCAGATCTACCGCGTGAGGAATCGCTGCCGAAGGCCAGCCGCCATTTGAACCTGCTGTATATCGAGGACAACCCGGCCAATCAGCGTCTGATGGAAGATATTATCGACGATATCGACAGCGTTGTGATGCAGATAGCCCCCAGCGCCGAAATTGGCCTGGACATGATGCGTAGCCGCCAGCCTGACCTTGTATTAATTGATATTCACTTGCCCGGCATGGACGGCTACCAGGCCCTCAATGCTATCCGCCATGACCCCAGACTATGTGATTTACCGATCATCGCACTGTCCGCCAACGCCATGCCCGGCGATGCAAAAAAAGGACGGCAGGCAGGCTTTAATGACTATCTCACCAAGCCACTGGAAATCACCAAACTGTTGGACATTTTTGAGCATTACACATTATCACTACCGCAAGGGAAGGCATCATGGACCTAG